A genome region from Brassica oleracea var. oleracea cultivar TO1000 chromosome C2, BOL, whole genome shotgun sequence includes the following:
- the LOC106326433 gene encoding primary amine oxidase-like, which produces MEPKSFRLFLLTTTACFILIFTSTNFTHAPSSMTRIFDCTNSSFSHLCTTRNFLFNKHIRPIPKNNPKPNPKNHDHLSDTPKHPLDPLTLVEIQKVRSTLSSHALFASRAPHALHSVVLEEPDKNLVRQWEKGNALPPRKASVIARVVSDSHVLTVDLSTGHVDIVDSPVRVLGFPVMTVEEMSDATWAPFSNTEFNRTIISPGLNLTDVICFPISSGWYGNKEETSRLIKIQCYLTQGTANFYMQPIEGLTLLYDLDTKQILEVSDTGRAIPIPSPNNTDYRFASVPTLDKIRILNPISMEQPRGPSFVIEDNHLVKWANWEFHLKPDPRAGLIISRVRFHDPDTQETRDVMYKGFVSELFVPYMDPSEAWYFKTYMDAGEYGFGLQAMPLEPLNDCPRNAVYMDGIFAAADGTPYVRENMICVFESYAGDIAWRHSENPVTGLPPIREVRPKLTLVVRMVASVGNYDYIFDYEFETDGLMRPKVGLSGILMVKGTTYENKNQVKKDKEGNEEELYGTILSENVIGVIHDHYVTFYLDLDVDGLDNSFVKVNLKRQETKPGESPRKSYMKAVRNIAKTEKEGQIKLSLYDPSEFHVINSGKTTRVGNPTGYKIVPRATAASLLDHDDPPQKRGAFTNNQIWATPYNMSEQWGGGFFTYQSHGDDTLAVWSERDRDIENKDIVVWYTLGFHHIPCQEDFPIMPTVSSSFDLKPTNFFERNPILQASPYFERDLPVCGTESVSA; this is translated from the exons ATGGAGCCAAAGTCCTTCCGTTTGTTTCTTCTCACCACAACGGCTTGTTTCATCCTCATTTTCACTTCCACTAACTTCACTCACGCACCGTCGTCCATGACAAGGATTTTTGACTGCACAAACTCATCCTTTTCACATCTTTGCACCACAAGAAACTTCCTTTTCAACAAACATATTCGACCCATTCCTAAAAACAATCCTAAACCAAACCCAAAAAACCATGACCACCTTTCTGATACACCAAAACATCCTCTAGACCCCCTCACGTTGGTCGAGATACAAAAAGTCCGATCAACACTCTCCTCTCACGCACTCTTCGCCTCACGTGCACCACACGCACTTCATTCCGTCGTACTCGAAGAGCCAGACAAGAATCTCGTACGACAATGGGAGAAAGGAAACGCACTCCCACCAAGAAAAGCCTCTGTGATAGCACGTGTCGTTAGCGACTCGCACGTGCTCACCGTTGATTTATCTACTGGTCACGTCGACATAGTGGATAGTCCAGTTCGTGTGTTGGGTTTCCCGGTTATGACCGTTGAGGAGATGAGCGACGCCACATGGGCACCTTTCTCAAACACGGAGTTCAACCGTACGATCATCTCACCTGGACTTAATCTAACGGACGTGATTTGTTTCCCGATATCCAGTGGCTGGTATGGTAACAAAGAAGAAACTTCGAGGTTAATTAAGATTCAATGTTACTTAACACAAGGCACGGCTAATTTCTACATGCAACCAATCGAAGGTTTGACTCTACTTTACGATTTAGACACAAAGCAAATCCTCGAAGTATCCGATACGGGTCGGGCAATACCCATACCCAGTCCAAACAATACCGATTACCGTTTCGCCAGTGTTCCGACCCTGGATAAAATCCGAATCCTCAACCCAATATCCATGGAGCAGCCACGTGGACCAAGCTTCGTAATCGAAGACAACCATCTAGTAAAATGGGCAAACTGGGAGTTTCACTTAAAACCCGACCCGAGAGCCGGGTTGATCATATCCCGGGTCAGGTTTCACGACCCGGATACACAAGA GACACGTGATGTGATGTACAAAGGGTTTGTGTCGGAGCTTTTTGTTCCCTATATGGATCCATCGGAGGCTTGGTACTTCAAGACTTATATGGACGCAGGCGAGTATGGTTTCGGGTTACAAGCGATGCCGCTTGAGCCGCTTAACGATTGTCCGAGAAACGCTGTTTATATGGACGGAATATTCGCTGCGGCTGACGGAACGCCGTACGTGAGAGAGAATATGATATGTGTGTTTGAGAGTTACGCCGGAGATATTGCATGGCGTCACTCAGAAAATCCCGTCACCGGCTTACCG CCGATAAGGGAAGTAAGACCAAAGTTGACGCTTGTGGTACGAATGGTAGCCTCAGTGGGTAACTACGATTACATCTTTGATTATGAATTCGAAACTGATGGGCTTATGAGACCTAAG GTCGGGCTCAGTGGAATCTTGATGGTTAAAGGGACAACGTATGAGAACAAGAACCAAGTGAAGAAAGACAAAGAAGGTAATGAAGAAGAGCTTTATGGCACCATTCTATCTGAAAATGTAATAGGAGTAATTCACGACCACTACGTCACTTTCTATCTTGACCTCGATGTCGATGGCCTGGATAATTCGTTTGTGAAAGTGAACCTAAAGAGGCAGGAGACTAAGCCGGGTGAGTCACCAAGGAAGAGTTACATGAAAGCTGTTAGGAACATTGCAAAAACTGAAAAGGAAG GCCAGATCAAGCTTAGCTTGTACGATCCATCAGAATTCCACGTCATCAATTCTGGTAAAACCACTAGGGTCGGTAACCCAACGGGCTACAAGATTGTACCTAGAGCCACGGCTGCTAGTTTGCTTGACCACGATGATCCGCCGCAGAAGAGAGGAGCTTTTACCAATAACCAAATATGGGCCACTCCATACAATATGTCTGAGCAATGGGGTGGTGGTTTTTTCACCTACCAAAGTCATGGTGACGATACTCTTGCAGTTTGGTCTGAGAG GGATAGAGACATAGAGAATAAAGACATAGTGGTATGGTACACACTTGGATTTCATCACATTCCATGTCAAGAAGATTTCCCAATAATGCCCACGGTTTCTTCTAGCTTCGATTTGAAGCCTACAAATTTCTTCGAGCGCAATCCAATCCTTCAAGCTTCTCCGTACTTCGAACGTGACCTTCCAGTTTGCGGAACAGAATCTGTTTCTGCTTAA